A window of uncultured Draconibacterium sp. contains these coding sequences:
- a CDS encoding ChaN family lipoprotein, with the protein MLKNSLLSIVLLFVFTAFKADKPAYLLFNKAGEKVKYEKMLNQMEAADIILFGESHNNPISHWLQLELTKDLFERKGAQLVLGAEMLENDNQVILDEYLDSLISQSTFEKEMRLWPNYKTDYKPLVEFANKNRLKFVATNVPRRYASLVNKKGFEALEELSDEARTFLPPLPISYDSTLNCYESMMHMEGMGNHITPNFPKSQAIKDATMAHFILENWSQGKLFLHFHGSYHSENFESIYWYLKQEKPDLKIFTIHTSSQKNVFELEKENKGKADFTICVDEDMTSTQ; encoded by the coding sequence ATGCTGAAAAATTCATTGCTTTCAATTGTTTTACTATTTGTATTTACTGCATTTAAAGCCGATAAACCGGCATATTTGCTTTTTAATAAAGCCGGGGAAAAGGTTAAATACGAAAAAATGCTAAACCAGATGGAAGCTGCCGACATAATACTTTTTGGAGAATCGCACAACAATCCGATTTCGCACTGGCTGCAACTCGAATTAACAAAAGACCTGTTTGAACGAAAAGGGGCTCAACTTGTACTGGGTGCGGAAATGCTTGAAAACGACAACCAGGTAATTCTGGATGAATACCTCGATAGTTTAATTTCGCAAAGCACTTTTGAAAAAGAAATGCGTTTGTGGCCCAACTATAAAACAGATTACAAACCACTGGTGGAATTTGCGAACAAGAACCGCTTAAAATTTGTGGCCACTAATGTTCCGCGTCGTTATGCATCGCTGGTAAATAAAAAAGGCTTTGAAGCATTGGAAGAATTATCGGATGAAGCCAGGACATTTTTACCACCGCTTCCGATTTCTTACGACTCCACATTGAATTGTTACGAAAGTATGATGCATATGGAAGGAATGGGCAATCACATTACTCCAAATTTTCCAAAATCGCAGGCAATAAAAGATGCTACCATGGCCCATTTCATTTTAGAAAACTGGTCGCAGGGGAAACTCTTTTTGCACTTTCACGGCTCTTATCATTCCGAAAATTTTGAAAGTATTTACTGGTATCTGAAACAGGAAAAACCTGATTTAAAGATTTTTACAATTCACACAAGTTCTCAAAAAAATGTTTTTGAACTGGAGAAAGAAAACAAAGGGAAAGCCGACTTTACGATTTGTGTTGATGAAGATATGACCAGCACCCAATAA
- a CDS encoding lysophospholipid acyltransferase family protein, whose protein sequence is MVDKELVKKDKRFYESFAKRTQNNILVALLKGISFLPFWVIYGLSDFMYIILKGVVKYRKNVIVENLTHAFPDKNEQEIKQITNKFYRHFCDFSLETIKMYSMSEKQLDKRFSVRDMDKMNQIAKEGKSVITLGMHYSNWEWASSIQSKALHKILMVYNPMRGNQAMERFLLHSREKWGGESVQVHKSARVLFEYIKKGEPGALWLAADQTPPANSPFWAMFLNREAPFFNGPEKLAKKTNQPVVFIYVRKVKRGYYEAIPSVLIEDPSKLESKEIMLRYIQKMEEVIHAEPEYYLWSHRRWKHTRPEGISLTE, encoded by the coding sequence ATGGTTGACAAAGAACTGGTAAAAAAAGATAAACGTTTTTACGAGAGTTTTGCAAAAAGAACACAAAATAATATTCTTGTTGCACTGCTAAAGGGGATTTCATTTCTTCCTTTTTGGGTAATTTATGGCTTGTCCGACTTTATGTACATTATTTTAAAAGGAGTGGTGAAGTACCGTAAAAATGTAATTGTAGAAAACCTGACTCATGCTTTTCCTGATAAAAACGAACAGGAGATAAAACAAATTACAAATAAATTCTACCGTCATTTCTGCGATTTTTCGCTCGAAACTATAAAAATGTACAGCATGAGCGAGAAACAGCTCGACAAACGTTTTTCGGTGCGCGATATGGATAAAATGAATCAAATTGCAAAGGAGGGTAAAAGTGTAATCACGCTCGGAATGCATTACAGCAACTGGGAGTGGGCCAGTTCTATTCAAAGCAAGGCGCTGCATAAAATATTAATGGTATACAATCCGATGCGGGGTAACCAGGCCATGGAACGGTTTTTACTCCACTCGCGCGAGAAATGGGGTGGCGAATCAGTTCAGGTACATAAATCGGCGAGGGTGTTGTTCGAGTACATTAAGAAGGGCGAGCCCGGTGCTTTGTGGTTGGCTGCCGATCAAACGCCTCCTGCCAATTCTCCATTTTGGGCTATGTTTTTGAATCGCGAGGCACCTTTTTTTAACGGGCCTGAAAAGCTGGCTAAAAAAACCAATCAACCGGTTGTGTTTATTTATGTTCGAAAAGTAAAACGTGGTTATTACGAGGCCATTCCTTCGGTACTCATCGAAGACCCGTCGAAGCTCGAATCAAAAGAAATTATGTTGCGCTACATTCAAAAAATGGAAGAGGTAATTCATGCTGAACCGGAGTATTATTTATGGTCGCACCGCAGATGGAAACACACACGTCCGGAGGGAATTTCTTTAACCGAGTAA
- a CDS encoding glutamate synthase subunit beta, translated as MGKPTGFLEYKRVSNPTRPVEERLKDWNEVYVLRDKETCEIQGARCMDCGVPFCHRGELLPTGASGCPVYNLIPEWNDLIYKGRWREALDRLHHTNNFPEFTGRVCPAPCEAGCVLGINEPSVTIHDNERTIIDNGFKQGWVVPEPPETRTDKTVAVVGSGPAGLACAAQLNKAGHTVTVFERDDRIGGLLMYGIPNMKLDKAVVQRRVDLLAAEGVIFKTNTEVGKDISSKKLHDSFDAVVLATGATKPRDLAVEGRELEGVHFAMEFLAANTKSLLDSKLEDGKYISAKGKNVIVIGGGDTGTDCVGTSLRHGCKHVTQLEIMPQPPKDRNTDANPWPEWPGNQKVDYGQHEAIRVQGKDPRKYSIMTTKFTGENGKLTGIHTVEVEWVTNENGGRMPKAVPGTERYFKADLVLLAMGFLGPEDKIAEELDLERDRRSNYKAESQYKTSLKKVFAAGDSRRGQSLVVWAINEGRAAAREVDLYLMGDTVLP; from the coding sequence ATGGGAAAGCCAACAGGATTTTTAGAATATAAAAGAGTTTCCAACCCGACACGTCCGGTTGAGGAACGACTTAAAGATTGGAATGAGGTTTACGTTTTACGCGACAAGGAAACCTGCGAAATTCAGGGAGCACGTTGTATGGATTGCGGCGTACCTTTCTGTCACCGTGGAGAATTGTTGCCAACCGGTGCTTCAGGATGCCCGGTTTACAACCTGATTCCGGAATGGAATGATCTTATTTACAAAGGACGCTGGAGAGAGGCACTGGATCGTTTACACCACACCAACAATTTTCCTGAATTTACAGGAAGAGTGTGCCCGGCACCTTGCGAAGCAGGTTGTGTATTGGGAATTAACGAACCTTCAGTAACTATTCACGATAACGAGCGCACCATTATTGACAATGGTTTTAAGCAAGGATGGGTGGTGCCGGAACCTCCGGAAACCCGCACCGACAAAACTGTTGCGGTAGTAGGATCGGGACCTGCAGGCCTGGCTTGTGCAGCTCAGCTGAACAAAGCCGGTCATACAGTAACTGTATTCGAACGCGACGATCGTATTGGCGGATTACTAATGTACGGTATTCCAAATATGAAACTGGATAAAGCCGTTGTTCAACGCCGTGTTGACTTATTAGCTGCCGAAGGAGTGATATTTAAAACAAATACAGAGGTAGGAAAAGACATCAGCAGTAAAAAACTGCACGATAGTTTTGATGCCGTTGTACTGGCAACCGGAGCAACCAAACCTCGCGATCTGGCTGTTGAAGGACGCGAACTGGAAGGTGTACATTTTGCCATGGAGTTTTTGGCTGCAAATACAAAAAGTTTGTTAGACAGTAAACTGGAGGATGGCAAATACATATCGGCAAAAGGCAAAAACGTAATCGTAATTGGAGGTGGTGACACAGGTACCGACTGTGTGGGAACATCGTTGCGTCATGGATGCAAACACGTTACACAGCTCGAAATTATGCCACAACCACCAAAAGATCGTAATACCGATGCGAATCCTTGGCCAGAATGGCCCGGCAACCAAAAAGTTGATTACGGCCAGCACGAAGCGATTCGGGTACAAGGTAAAGATCCACGCAAATACTCGATAATGACAACCAAGTTTACCGGAGAAAATGGTAAACTAACAGGAATTCATACAGTTGAAGTGGAATGGGTAACCAACGAAAACGGTGGAAGAATGCCAAAAGCAGTTCCGGGTACGGAAAGATACTTCAAAGCAGATCTTGTATTGCTTGCCATGGGATTTTTAGGACCGGAAGATAAAATTGCCGAAGAACTTGATCTGGAACGCGATCGTCGCTCTAATTACAAAGCCGAATCGCAGTACAAAACAAGTTTAAAGAAAGTTTTTGCGGCCGGAGACTCACGTCGCGGACAATCGTTGGTGGTTTGGGCCATAAACGAAGGACGTGCTGCGGCCCGCGAAGTTGACCTTTATTTAATGGGCGACACAGTTCTGCCTTAA
- a CDS encoding lysophospholipid acyltransferase family protein produces the protein MTGKINKEKQEGSITKIRKRLVVALLKTISFLPFRVIYGLSTFLFYLNKYFLKYRYQVTTENLQYAFPEKTDEERAEIRDRFYRHFFDFSLESVKLYHASEQQMRKRIVFKDLPRDEKLIGEKKGAIVLAFHYNNWEWCSFIQTQFKYPILMVYNPPRYNKPMENFLKHSRGKWGGRVIPTVQAARAIFEYKAKGEPAVLWLAADQTAKANSPFWITFLNREAAFFTGPEKIAEKTNLPVFFQHVKKVARGKYEVEISLLAEEPKKLNPNEILSAYVEKMEEIIRQEPAYYLWSHRRWKHNRPTQTELIK, from the coding sequence ATGACCGGAAAAATAAATAAGGAAAAACAGGAAGGTAGTATTACGAAAATACGGAAACGCCTCGTAGTCGCACTTTTAAAGACTATTTCGTTTCTGCCTTTTCGGGTTATTTATGGCTTGTCAACTTTTTTATTTTATCTGAATAAATATTTTCTGAAATACCGCTACCAGGTAACCACCGAAAACCTGCAATATGCTTTTCCCGAAAAAACAGATGAGGAACGAGCGGAAATACGGGATCGGTTTTACCGTCATTTTTTTGATTTTTCGCTCGAGTCGGTGAAGTTATACCATGCCAGCGAGCAGCAAATGCGCAAACGTATTGTTTTTAAAGACCTGCCCAGAGATGAAAAGTTGATCGGGGAGAAAAAAGGAGCCATTGTTCTGGCTTTTCACTACAACAACTGGGAATGGTGCAGCTTTATCCAAACGCAGTTTAAATATCCCATATTAATGGTGTACAATCCGCCGCGTTACAACAAGCCAATGGAAAATTTTCTGAAACATTCGCGCGGGAAATGGGGCGGTCGGGTTATTCCAACGGTACAAGCTGCACGGGCAATTTTCGAATACAAAGCAAAAGGCGAGCCTGCCGTGTTGTGGTTGGCAGCCGATCAAACCGCAAAAGCCAATTCTCCTTTTTGGATTACTTTTTTAAACCGTGAAGCTGCCTTTTTTACCGGTCCCGAAAAGATAGCTGAAAAAACAAATCTTCCGGTTTTCTTTCAGCATGTAAAAAAAGTGGCCCGCGGAAAATATGAAGTAGAAATTTCGCTTTTGGCTGAGGAACCTAAAAAGTTGAATCCCAACGAAATTTTAAGTGCGTATGTCGAAAAAATGGAAGAAATTATTCGGCAGGAACCTGCATATTATTTGTGGTCGCACAGGCGGTGGAAACACAACCGGCCCACACAAACAGAGCTAATTAAGTAA
- a CDS encoding glycoside hydrolase family 88 protein codes for MKTISLKLLVFCAIVLFTANSVNAADFNPDTLYSRWIINSRMGDFRNKTATTHFKTETSERNIEWDYVPGLVAKAIIMTWEHYQDQPWSKSYYSAVEDYADNIKMRFGESDIDDLNAGKIFFELYRGAKAKGQNEKAETYKKNATTCRNKLINEQIRIAAPLPGAGGFWHKKKYVNQMWLDGLYMGPALYAEWQGNFGMEEGTQANNKAWDDIVMQFDTIFAYTWDAQKKLNYHAWSAEPLNAASSFWADPKTGRSQEFWGRGMGWFFGALVDVLENMPKDHPARPRLVQYVNKVADGLKDRQDEKSGCWYQLLQYDNSKTSSCGINNYLESSASAMFTYAYLKGIRLGILDSKIYMPVATKAYKGLINNFVVEEADGKIKLIQSCESAGLSDTRKGDADYYLCGGDVTINNNTEGKVLGPFIMASLEFEKAK; via the coding sequence ATGAAAACAATCAGCCTAAAACTTCTTGTGTTTTGTGCAATCGTACTGTTTACAGCAAACTCTGTTAATGCAGCCGATTTCAATCCCGACACACTTTATTCTCGCTGGATAATCAACTCTAGAATGGGAGATTTTAGAAATAAAACAGCAACCACACATTTTAAAACAGAAACAAGCGAAAGGAATATCGAATGGGATTATGTTCCGGGATTGGTGGCAAAAGCGATAATAATGACCTGGGAACATTATCAAGACCAGCCATGGAGCAAATCTTATTATAGTGCTGTGGAAGACTACGCCGATAACATTAAAATGCGCTTTGGCGAAAGTGACATTGATGACCTGAATGCAGGGAAGATATTTTTTGAACTCTATCGGGGAGCAAAAGCCAAAGGACAAAATGAAAAAGCTGAAACCTACAAAAAGAATGCTACCACTTGCAGGAATAAGTTGATTAACGAACAAATCCGAATTGCAGCTCCACTTCCCGGCGCCGGAGGATTCTGGCACAAAAAGAAGTACGTAAACCAAATGTGGTTGGATGGTTTGTATATGGGACCGGCTTTGTACGCCGAATGGCAAGGGAACTTTGGAATGGAAGAAGGTACGCAGGCAAACAACAAAGCCTGGGATGATATTGTAATGCAATTTGATACCATTTTTGCTTACACCTGGGATGCTCAGAAGAAACTAAATTATCATGCCTGGTCGGCAGAGCCATTAAATGCGGCTTCTTCTTTTTGGGCCGATCCTAAAACCGGTCGTTCGCAAGAGTTTTGGGGACGAGGCATGGGGTGGTTTTTTGGAGCGCTGGTTGATGTTTTGGAAAATATGCCCAAGGATCATCCGGCCAGACCGCGTTTGGTACAGTATGTAAACAAGGTGGCCGATGGTTTAAAGGACAGACAGGATGAGAAATCAGGTTGTTGGTACCAGTTGCTTCAATACGATAACAGTAAAACGAGTTCGTGCGGTATCAACAATTATCTTGAGTCATCGGCTTCTGCCATGTTTACTTATGCCTATTTAAAGGGCATTCGTTTAGGTATTCTCGACAGCAAAATTTATATGCCGGTTGCCACAAAGGCATACAAAGGTCTAATCAACAATTTTGTAGTTGAAGAAGCGGACGGGAAAATAAAACTGATTCAAAGTTGTGAGTCGGCAGGTTTAAGTGATACACGAAAAGGCGATGCCGATTACTACTTGTGCGGAGGTGACGTTACAATAAATAACAACACCGAAGGCAAAGTGTTGGGGCCATTTATAATGGCGAGTTTAGAGTTTGAAAAAGCGAAGTAA
- a CDS encoding class I SAM-dependent methyltransferase: protein MVETGWFYGSAIDPILKSMRKKLAAHISANETVIDIACGTGAQVFEMAGKAKRIVGVDLADSMIEYAKKQKLKRNTTNTEFYVTDATDLSLFSENEFDVATMSLALHQFNPILYKPILDEMKRVAKRIVIVDYAVPLPMNYVGVSSKIIEFMAGREHNRNFRKFYKTGGLTSILPQSGLQITKEQLFAKGAFLLVVCSKAQPD from the coding sequence ATGGTAGAAACCGGGTGGTTCTATGGTTCGGCAATCGATCCGATATTAAAATCGATGCGTAAAAAACTGGCCGCGCACATCTCGGCAAACGAAACTGTAATTGACATAGCCTGTGGAACAGGTGCGCAGGTTTTCGAAATGGCAGGAAAAGCCAAACGGATTGTTGGTGTTGATTTGGCAGATTCGATGATTGAGTACGCAAAAAAGCAGAAACTCAAGCGCAATACAACAAACACTGAATTTTACGTAACAGACGCCACGGATTTATCCTTGTTTTCAGAAAACGAATTTGATGTTGCAACTATGTCGTTGGCTTTGCACCAATTTAACCCCATTCTGTATAAACCTATTTTAGACGAAATGAAACGAGTGGCAAAACGAATTGTAATAGTGGATTATGCTGTTCCGTTGCCGATGAATTACGTTGGTGTTTCGAGCAAAATAATTGAGTTTATGGCTGGCCGGGAACACAACCGGAATTTCCGAAAGTTTTATAAAACCGGTGGCCTTACTTCTATTCTGCCGCAATCCGGACTTCAAATTACCAAAGAACAATTGTTTGCCAAAGGTGCTTTTTTGCTGGTGGTGTGTTCAAAAGCGCAACCGGATTAA
- a CDS encoding glycerophosphodiester phosphodiesterase family protein produces the protein MKTIYSIAFVFLSMQLFAQNTFIAHRGASYLAPENTVASANKAWELGADAVELDVHLSKDNRVMVIHDKDTKRTCSGKKNLEIAKTPSILLRDLDAGSWKGDEFKGEKIPFLGEMIATVPEDKKLVVEIKCGQDVIPALVRCVEKYGKQDQIVFIAFDWNTIVATQKAFPGNKCYWLSASKAAAKKRIPEATAEGLAGINLKSSIIDEEIMTLAGENKLEVLAWTVDELDEAKRITELGVSGITTNRPKWLKDEMNKN, from the coding sequence ATGAAGACGATTTACTCAATTGCATTCGTATTTTTAAGCATGCAACTTTTTGCACAAAACACATTTATTGCACACCGCGGAGCTTCTTACCTGGCCCCGGAAAACACAGTAGCCTCGGCAAATAAAGCCTGGGAACTTGGCGCCGATGCTGTTGAACTGGATGTTCATCTCTCGAAGGACAATCGCGTAATGGTAATACACGACAAAGATACCAAACGAACCTGCAGTGGGAAAAAGAACCTCGAAATAGCAAAAACACCATCAATTCTTTTACGCGATTTGGATGCTGGATCGTGGAAAGGAGATGAGTTTAAAGGGGAAAAAATTCCGTTTTTGGGTGAGATGATTGCTACGGTTCCTGAAGACAAAAAACTGGTTGTAGAAATTAAATGCGGACAGGATGTTATTCCGGCTCTTGTAAGATGTGTTGAAAAATACGGCAAACAAGATCAGATTGTTTTTATTGCTTTCGACTGGAATACCATTGTTGCCACACAAAAAGCTTTTCCGGGAAATAAATGTTACTGGTTAAGTGCATCAAAAGCCGCCGCAAAAAAGCGTATTCCGGAAGCAACTGCAGAAGGACTGGCTGGAATAAATCTTAAATCATCGATTATTGATGAAGAAATAATGACGCTGGCCGGCGAAAACAAACTTGAAGTACTTGCCTGGACCGTTGATGAACTTGACGAAGCAAAACGTATAACAGAACTTGGAGTTAGCGGAATTACAACCAACCGCCCCAAATGGCTTAAGGATGAAATGAACAAAAATTAA
- a CDS encoding LuxR C-terminal-related transcriptional regulator, with amino-acid sequence MDESSIEKIKKAWAPNKIARPVKTELYLNIIEQIANLFSAGSFYYYIMNFETLKMEHVDDRIQAVLGLNPKDWSLDKVFDLVHPEDLKQMHRKEEKAVDFILNKIPTEDILKYKVVYVLRMRHTDGTYKTILQQSKAISLSDDGKVQQVLGIHTDVTYLNMPIDHKISFIGDNRPSFYAVSTDDDFEPEQMNFLDVFTPREKEILTHIARGKAFGEIASILNISPHTINTHKKNILRKTDCKNTTELIARCVRDGVI; translated from the coding sequence ATGGATGAAAGTAGTATAGAAAAAATTAAAAAAGCCTGGGCACCCAACAAAATAGCACGTCCCGTAAAAACTGAATTGTATCTGAATATTATTGAGCAGATTGCCAATTTATTTTCTGCAGGAAGTTTCTATTACTACATCATGAATTTTGAAACGCTTAAAATGGAACATGTTGACGATCGGATACAAGCAGTGTTGGGATTGAATCCGAAAGACTGGAGTTTGGATAAAGTTTTTGATTTGGTTCATCCGGAAGATTTGAAACAGATGCACAGAAAAGAGGAAAAAGCCGTAGATTTTATTCTGAACAAAATTCCTACTGAAGATATTCTGAAATACAAAGTTGTTTATGTTCTGCGTATGCGACACACTGACGGAACATACAAAACCATTCTGCAGCAATCAAAAGCCATAAGCCTTTCGGACGATGGGAAAGTACAACAGGTGTTGGGCATTCATACCGACGTTACCTATTTAAATATGCCGATAGACCATAAAATTTCGTTTATTGGCGACAACCGCCCCTCGTTTTATGCGGTTTCAACCGACGACGATTTTGAGCCCGAACAAATGAATTTTCTGGATGTTTTCACTCCACGCGAAAAAGAAATATTAACGCACATTGCAAGAGGAAAAGCATTCGGAGAAATTGCCAGCATCCTGAATATTTCGCCCCACACAATCAATACGCACAAGAAAAATATTCTACGGAAAACCGATTGCAAAAATACGACTGAATTAATAGCACGCTGTGTAAGAGACGGCGTGATTTAG
- a CDS encoding PHB depolymerase family esterase has translation MKIGFLVILGILLSEFSKAQLKTEAEYISVDGMERYYELYVPSNYSQIETLPIVFVLHGGGGKASGMTRFTRGRFNELADRDGFIVVYPNGYEKSWNDGERDTLAAARRLNIDDVGFFESMIDDLDTKFSIDRKNIFACGISNGGFMVQRLAIERSGLFKAVGVVAANMSEDQQKSEPVNPVSAIFICGTADPLVPYNGGPVKVLQQVRGEVLSMEETLAYWKRVNFCTTKMEVVVYPDINKRDRSNVVKTVWQNPSNEQIKVVDIRVENGGHTWPGGTQYLPRGMVGTTNRDFNACDEIWTFFKSLI, from the coding sequence ATGAAGATTGGTTTTTTAGTAATTCTGGGAATACTACTTTCTGAATTTTCAAAAGCACAGCTGAAAACTGAAGCAGAATACATAAGTGTTGATGGAATGGAGCGCTACTACGAATTATATGTTCCAAGCAATTATTCCCAAATAGAAACGCTTCCGATAGTTTTTGTTTTACATGGCGGGGGAGGGAAAGCCTCCGGAATGACCCGGTTTACACGTGGCCGTTTTAATGAGCTGGCTGATCGGGATGGATTTATTGTTGTATATCCAAATGGCTATGAAAAAAGTTGGAACGACGGAGAACGCGATACTCTGGCTGCTGCGAGGCGGTTGAATATTGATGATGTTGGCTTTTTTGAGTCCATGATTGACGATTTGGATACGAAGTTTTCGATCGATAGAAAAAATATTTTTGCCTGTGGTATATCAAACGGAGGATTTATGGTTCAACGCTTGGCCATTGAACGGTCTGGTTTATTTAAAGCCGTTGGTGTAGTTGCTGCAAATATGAGTGAGGATCAGCAGAAAAGTGAACCCGTGAATCCAGTTTCTGCTATTTTTATATGCGGAACTGCCGATCCTTTGGTGCCCTACAATGGTGGGCCGGTTAAAGTGTTACAACAGGTACGCGGCGAAGTATTAAGCATGGAAGAAACGCTGGCATATTGGAAACGGGTGAATTTCTGCACCACAAAAATGGAAGTAGTAGTGTATCCTGATATAAACAAACGTGACCGATCGAATGTAGTAAAAACAGTTTGGCAAAATCCTTCGAATGAGCAAATAAAAGTTGTGGACATTAGGGTTGAGAATGGTGGACACACATGGCCCGGAGGAACACAGTATTTGCCGCGGGGAATGGTTGGGACAACCAATCGTGATTTTAATGCATGCGACGAAATTTGGACTTTCTTTAAATCATTAATCTAA